The Armatimonadota bacterium genomic sequence TCCTTCTTCGGGATGCCGATGCGCTCCAAGATCCGATCGACGTGCGCCAGGTAGGGGGCCGGATCCAAGCAGGCCGCCAGGTCCGTCTGGTGGATCGCCCCGCGCACTTGCGGGTCGTCTTGCAGCCGCCGCAACAGCGCGTCCGGCGGGCGGTGGGGCTGCTGCCAGACGTCCAGGGCGGCCGACTGCACGGCGCGGTAGGCGTCCTCCCGGGACATGCCGTGTTCGATGAGCGCCAGCAGGACGCGGTGCGAGTACACCAAGCCCCCCGAGCCTTCCAGGTTCGCACGCATGCGATCCGGGTAGACGTTGAGGTGGGCCAGCACGAAACGCATCTTGCGCAGCATGTAGTGCAACAGGGCGGTGCTGCCGGGCAGCGTGATCCGCTCGTTGGAGGAGTGGCTGATGTCGCGTTCCCCCCACAGCGCCTGGTTCTCCAGCGCCGCCAACGCGTTGGCCCGCAACATCCGCGCCAGTCCGACGATCCGCTCGCAGACGACGGGGTTGCGCTTGTGTGGCATCGCCGAAGACCCGGTCTGGCCCGCTGCGAAGGGTTCTTCGACCTCGAGAATCTCGGTGCGCTGCAGCGAACGGATCTCTGTCGCGATCTTCTCCAGAGTGCCGCCCACCACGGCGATCGCGCAGAGGTAGTCGGCATGCCGATCCCGCTGCAGGATCTGCGAGGAGACCGGCGCCGGGACCAGACCCAGCCGTTCGCAGACGTACGCCTCAGCCCACGGGGGCAGGTGGGCGTAGTTGCCGACCTCGCCGGAGATCTTGCCGACGCGGACCGTCTCGCGCGCTCGCTGCAGACGATCGCGGTTGCGCTGCATCTCCGCGACCCACACCGCCACTTTCAGACCGAAGGTGGTGGGCTCGGCCTGCACGCCGTGGGTGCGCCCGGCCATCAGCGTGTAGCGGTGCCGGTCGGCGAGTGCGGTCAGCACCCGGATCGTCTCTTCGACTTCGGCCAGCAGCAGGTCGGCGGCGCGCACGAGCAACACCGCCGTGGCCGTGTCAACCACGTCGGATGAACCCAACCCCATGTGCAGGTAGCGGGCGTCTTCGCCCAGCGTCTCGCCCACCACCCGCAGGAACGCGACGACGTCGTGGTGCGTCTCCGTCCGTTCGACTTCGTGGATGCGCTCGACGTCCGGCACGTAGGCGCGCTCGCGGATCCGGCGTGCGGCGTCGGCGGGGATCATGCCGTGCTGCGCCTGCACCTCGGCGGCGAGTTTTTCAATCTCCAGCCACAGATCAAACTTCGAACCGTCGGACCACAGCTCGGCCATCTCCGAGGTCGTGTAACGGGCGATCACAGCACACCCCCCGGCGTGTGGATCGCCTGCTCGCGCCGCGGCCCGGTTCCGATCATCGTCACCGGCGCGCCGCACAGCTCCTGCACCCGCTCGACGAAGCGGCGCGCGCCCTCGGGCAGATCGCGGTACCGGGTGACGCCCGCGATCGACCGGCGCCAGCCGGGCATCTCGTCGTAGACGGGCCGCACCCGCCGCAACACGGGCGTCGTCGGCATGGTCGTCAAGGATCGTCCGCCGTCGTCGTACGCCACGCAGATGCGCACCGGATCGAACGCGCTCAGCACGTCGAGCTTCATCAGGGCGAGCTCGGTGCAGCCGTTCAGGCGCGACGCAAAACTGGCGGCCACCCCGTCGAACCACCCGCAGCGCCGCGGCCTCCCGGTGGTCGCGCCGTACTCCTCGCCGATCTGGCGCATGCGCGCACCGATCTCACCGGTCTCCTCCGTGGGCATCGGGCCCGCTCCGACCGCGGTCGTGTAGGCCTTGACGACGCCGACGATGCGCGTGATGCGGTGGGGAGGGATCCCCGTACCAGAACACGCTCCGCCGGCCAGCGTCGTCGACGACGTGACGTAGGGGTAAACCCCCCAGTCGACGTCGCGCATCGCGCCGAGGTGTCCTTCCAAGAGTACGTCCTCCCCGGCGGCCAGGGCTTCGGAGACAACCTGCAGGCCGTCGGCGACGTACGGGCGCAGCGCGTCGGCCCACCGCCGGCACCGTTCCCGCAGGCTGCCCAGCTCCAGCGGCGGCCCACCGTACAGTGCACCCAGCAGCGGACCGCGCCGCCGGACGACGGTTTCGAGTTGCTCTTCGAGGAACTCCCTGTCGAAGAGGTCGCCCACCCGTATGCCCACGCGCGCGACCTTGTCGGTGTACGACGGCCAGATCCCCTGGCGCGTGGTCCCGTGTGCGGCCTCACCCCTGGCCCGTTCTTCCAGTTCGTCGATCGCGACGTGATGGGGAAAGGTGAGGTGCGCACGATCCGACACCAGCAGCGTGCCGCGCAGCAGACCGCGTCGCTCCAGGTCGGCCACCTCACCGAGCAGGACGTCCGGGTTGACCACGCACCCGGGGCCGATCAGGTTGCGACATCCGGGGTTGAAGATCCCCGATGGGATCAGGTGCAGCCGGAACGTGCCCCACTCGTTGACGATCGTGTGGCCGGCGTTGGCGCCGCCGTTGAAGCGCACGACCAGCCGCGCCTGCTGGGCGAGGGCATCGATGACCTTGCCCTTGCCCTCGTCGCCCCAGTGGAGGCCGACCACCGCGGTGACCGCCCCCTGCGCCGGTCGGGGTCCACCTGGCATCACAGCGCTTCCGTCACTCGGCGCGCCTTGTCTTCGACCGCCCTCGCCATCGCGGCCTTGTGCTCCTGCAGGCGCGAGGCCAGGGCGGGGTCGGACAGCGCCAGCACCTGCGCGGCGAACCATCCGGCGTTCTGTGCACCCCACCCGCCGATCGCCATCGTCCCCACCGGGACCCCCGGGGGCATCTGGGCGGTCGACAGCAGCGCGTCCAGTCCGCCCAGGGTCGGACCTGCGAGCGGGACGCCCACGACAGGCAGGGTGGTGTGGGCGGCCATCACACCGGCCAGGTGCGCGGCCCCGCCTGCCGCGGCGACGATGACCCGCAGTCCTCGGGCGGCGGCGGTGCGCGCGTACTCCGCGGCGCGTTCGGGCGAGCGGTGCGCAGAGGCGACCGTGATCTCAAACGGCACGTCCAGACGTTGCAGCACCGCGGCGGTCTCCCGCATGACCGGAAGATCGGAGTCGCTGCCCATCACGATGCCCACGACCGGTCGACTCATCGCGCACGCTCCCACGCGGGCACGCCGACCGTCGAGGGTCGGGCGCTCACCCCGATGTCCTGGCGGCAGTGCATTCCGTCGAAGTGGATCAGGACCATCGCACGGTACGCGGCCTCACGGGCGGCCGCCAGGTCGTCGCCTAGCCCCACGACGTCGACGACCCGTCCGCCCGCGGTGACGATCCGGTCGTCGCGGCAGGCCGTCGCTGCGTGGAAGACGAGCACGTCGGGCAGCGCGCGGGCTTCGGCCAGTCCGTGGATGGGGCGGCCACAGACCGGCTCGTCCGGATACCCCTCGGAGGCCGCGACCACGCAGACGGCGGATC encodes the following:
- the purB gene encoding adenylosuccinate lyase, giving the protein MIARYTTSEMAELWSDGSKFDLWLEIEKLAAEVQAQHGMIPADAARRIRERAYVPDVERIHEVERTETHHDVVAFLRVVGETLGEDARYLHMGLGSSDVVDTATAVLLVRAADLLLAEVEETIRVLTALADRHRYTLMAGRTHGVQAEPTTFGLKVAVWVAEMQRNRDRLQRARETVRVGKISGEVGNYAHLPPWAEAYVCERLGLVPAPVSSQILQRDRHADYLCAIAVVGGTLEKIATEIRSLQRTEILEVEEPFAAGQTGSSAMPHKRNPVVCERIVGLARMLRANALAALENQALWGERDISHSSNERITLPGSTALLHYMLRKMRFVLAHLNVYPDRMRANLEGSGGLVYSHRVLLALIEHGMSREDAYRAVQSAALDVWQQPHRPPDALLRRLQDDPQVRGAIHQTDLAACLDPAPYLAHVDRILERIGIPKKEEATP
- the purE gene encoding 5-(carboxyamino)imidazole ribonucleotide mutase, translated to MSRPVVGIVMGSDSDLPVMRETAAVLQRLDVPFEITVASAHRSPERAAEYARTAAARGLRVIVAAAGGAAHLAGVMAAHTTLPVVGVPLAGPTLGGLDALLSTAQMPPGVPVGTMAIGGWGAQNAGWFAAQVLALSDPALASRLQEHKAAMARAVEDKARRVTEAL
- a CDS encoding adenylosuccinate synthase produces the protein MPGGPRPAQGAVTAVVGLHWGDEGKGKVIDALAQQARLVVRFNGGANAGHTIVNEWGTFRLHLIPSGIFNPGCRNLIGPGCVVNPDVLLGEVADLERRGLLRGTLLVSDRAHLTFPHHVAIDELEERARGEAAHGTTRQGIWPSYTDKVARVGIRVGDLFDREFLEEQLETVVRRRGPLLGALYGGPPLELGSLRERCRRWADALRPYVADGLQVVSEALAAGEDVLLEGHLGAMRDVDWGVYPYVTSSTTLAGGACSGTGIPPHRITRIVGVVKAYTTAVGAGPMPTEETGEIGARMRQIGEEYGATTGRPRRCGWFDGVAASFASRLNGCTELALMKLDVLSAFDPVRICVAYDDGGRSLTTMPTTPVLRRVRPVYDEMPGWRRSIAGVTRYRDLPEGARRFVERVQELCGAPVTMIGTGPRREQAIHTPGGVL